In Streptomyces sp. NBC_00091, the following proteins share a genomic window:
- a CDS encoding MarR family winged helix-turn-helix transcriptional regulator, with protein MTGNTAPEGRPDLAAMIVPLGRALVAAELPVLREHGVAMWAYAVLLGLDSEPVRTQAALARDIGADKTRIIGVLDDLEERGLIRRQPDPADRRARVLSLTPEGRRVRDAVQSAIQQREERLLARVPEEDRRGFLNTLRALAALPPSEISGD; from the coding sequence ATGACTGGGAACACCGCACCCGAAGGTCGCCCTGACCTGGCGGCGATGATCGTCCCTCTGGGCCGCGCACTCGTGGCTGCCGAGTTGCCGGTGCTGCGCGAACACGGGGTGGCCATGTGGGCGTACGCGGTACTGCTCGGGCTCGACAGCGAACCGGTACGGACGCAGGCCGCGCTGGCGCGGGACATCGGCGCCGACAAGACCCGGATCATCGGCGTCCTCGACGACCTGGAAGAGCGCGGACTGATCCGGCGGCAGCCCGATCCGGCGGACCGGCGGGCGCGCGTACTCTCCCTCACCCCCGAGGGGCGCCGGGTGCGCGACGCGGTCCAGTCAGCGATCCAGCAGCGCGAGGAACGGCTGCTGGCCCGCGTGCCGGAGGAAGACCGACGCGGCTTCCTGAACACCCTGCGGGCGCTCGCCGCGCTGCCCCCCTCCGAGATCAGCGGGGACTGA
- a CDS encoding carbohydrate-binding module family 20 domain-containing protein: MSRSARTGRSLLAATAFAVAALGAQAPHAQAAAPGDKDVTAVLFEWKFDSVAAACTDSLGPAGYGYVQVSPPQEHIQGAQWWTSYQPVSYKIAGRLGDRAAFKRMVDACHAAGVKVVADSVINHMAAGDGVGTGGSAYTKYNYPGIYSGSDMDDCRATISNYQDRGNVQNCELVQLADLDTGEEYVRGRIAGYLNDLLSLGVDGFRVDAAKHMPAADLADIKSRLSNPGVYWKQEAIHGAGEAVSPSEYLGSGDVQEFRYARDLKRVFEGENLAYLKNFGEAWGYMPGGQAGVFVDNHDTERVGDTLTYKSGSAYTLAGVFMLAWPYGSPDVHSGYEWTDKDAGPPNGGAVSACYADGWKCQHAWREISSMVGFRNAARGQSVTDWWDNGGDQIAFGRGTKAYVAINHEGTALSRTFQTSLPAGNYCDVQSGRAVTVDGGGRFTATLGAGTALALHVNARTCTGTPPAADAGASFAVNATTAPGQNIHVTGDRPELGAWNTAGALKLDPAAYPVWKLDVTLPAGTSFSYKYVRKDASGNVTWESGANRTATVPANGQVTLTDTWRN; this comes from the coding sequence ATGTCCCGATCCGCGCGCACCGGTAGATCCCTGCTGGCGGCGACGGCCTTTGCCGTCGCCGCCCTCGGCGCGCAGGCGCCGCACGCGCAGGCCGCCGCCCCGGGTGACAAGGACGTCACCGCCGTGCTGTTCGAGTGGAAGTTCGACTCTGTTGCCGCCGCCTGTACCGACAGCCTCGGGCCCGCCGGGTACGGGTACGTCCAGGTCTCGCCGCCGCAGGAGCATATCCAGGGGGCCCAGTGGTGGACCTCGTACCAGCCCGTCAGCTACAAGATCGCCGGGCGGCTCGGGGACCGGGCCGCCTTCAAGCGGATGGTGGACGCCTGTCACGCCGCCGGGGTGAAGGTCGTCGCCGATTCCGTCATCAATCACATGGCCGCGGGCGATGGGGTCGGAACGGGCGGTTCGGCGTATACGAAGTACAACTACCCGGGCATCTACTCCGGCTCCGACATGGACGACTGCCGGGCGACGATCTCCAACTACCAGGACCGCGGAAACGTGCAGAACTGCGAGCTCGTGCAGCTGGCGGACCTGGACACCGGTGAGGAGTACGTGCGCGGGCGGATCGCGGGATACCTCAACGACCTGCTTTCGCTGGGGGTCGACGGCTTCCGGGTCGACGCCGCCAAGCACATGCCCGCCGCGGACCTCGCCGACATCAAGTCCCGGTTGAGCAATCCGGGCGTGTACTGGAAGCAGGAGGCGATACACGGGGCCGGGGAGGCCGTCTCCCCGAGCGAGTACCTCGGCAGTGGGGACGTGCAGGAGTTCCGGTACGCCCGGGATCTGAAGAGGGTGTTCGAGGGCGAGAACCTCGCCTACCTGAAGAACTTCGGGGAGGCCTGGGGGTACATGCCCGGCGGGCAGGCCGGGGTGTTCGTCGACAACCACGACACCGAGCGCGTCGGCGACACCCTCACCTACAAGAGCGGCTCCGCCTACACCCTGGCCGGCGTCTTCATGCTGGCCTGGCCCTACGGCTCCCCGGACGTGCACTCCGGCTACGAGTGGACCGACAAGGACGCCGGGCCCCCGAACGGCGGTGCGGTGAGCGCCTGTTACGCCGACGGGTGGAAGTGCCAGCACGCCTGGCGGGAGATCTCCTCCATGGTGGGCTTCCGGAACGCCGCCCGGGGGCAGTCCGTGACCGACTGGTGGGACAACGGGGGCGACCAGATCGCCTTCGGGCGCGGCACCAAGGCGTACGTGGCGATCAACCACGAAGGGACGGCCCTGAGCCGCACCTTCCAGACCTCGCTGCCGGCCGGGAACTACTGCGACGTGCAGAGCGGTCGCGCCGTGACCGTGGACGGCGGCGGGCGCTTCACCGCCACCCTCGGCGCCGGGACCGCCCTCGCCCTGCACGTGAACGCCCGGACGTGTACGGGGACTCCTCCGGCGGCCGATGCCGGGGCCTCCTTCGCCGTGAACGCCACCACCGCCCCCGGCCAGAACATCCACGTCACCGGGGACCGCCCGGAGCTCGGCGCCTGGAACACCGCCGGCGCCCTCAAGCTCGACCCGGCCGCCTACCCCGTGTGGAAGCTCGACGTCACCCTCCCCGCCGGGACCTCCTTCTCCTACAAGTACGTCCGCAAGGACGCCTCCGGGAACGTCACCTGGGAGAGCGGGGCCAACCGCACCGCCACCGTCCCGGCCAACGGCCAGGTCACGCTCACCGACACCTGGCGCAACTGA
- a CDS encoding serine hydrolase — protein sequence MSASNSGFSEAGLRRLREVLAGHVESKKIPGLVALVSRGGQTHVEAIGTMRHEGGAPMRRDTIFRMASTSKPVTTAAAMVLLDECRLRLDEPVDPWLPELADRRVLKRPDGPLEETVPARRPITVRDLLTSTFGLGMDFDLLASPIRAATFERLDYSVASGPAPDPDEWMRRLGELPLSYQPGERWQYDLSNEVLGVLVSRVTGQPLETFLRERILDPLGMKDTAFHVPAGKIDRLPPLYGPDPQTGEFLVWDEAEGGRSSRPPAFQGAGGGLVSTVDDYHAYFQMLLNQGVHGSERILSRPAVELMTTNRLTPEQQADRAAMYRNIAHITVGQAQQGGWGFGMAVRTHRGDHTPIGQFGWDGGTGTTAYADPDNQLTGILLTQVGMSTPDSARLIHDFWTTLYQAIDN from the coding sequence ATGAGTGCAAGCAACAGCGGCTTCTCCGAAGCAGGGCTGCGCCGGCTGCGCGAGGTGCTGGCAGGGCATGTGGAGTCCAAGAAGATTCCCGGGCTGGTCGCCCTGGTCAGCCGCGGCGGCCAGACGCACGTCGAAGCGATCGGGACGATGCGCCATGAGGGTGGCGCGCCGATGCGCCGGGACACGATCTTCCGGATGGCGTCCACGTCCAAGCCGGTCACGACGGCGGCGGCGATGGTCCTGCTCGACGAGTGCAGGCTGCGCCTCGACGAGCCGGTGGACCCGTGGCTGCCCGAACTCGCCGACCGGCGGGTGCTGAAGCGGCCCGACGGCCCGCTGGAGGAGACCGTGCCGGCCCGGCGGCCGATCACCGTACGGGACCTGCTGACCTCCACGTTCGGTCTCGGAATGGATTTCGATCTGCTGGCCTCCCCGATCAGGGCCGCGACCTTCGAGCGCCTTGACTACAGCGTGGCATCCGGGCCGGCGCCCGACCCGGACGAGTGGATGCGTCGCCTCGGCGAGCTGCCGCTGTCGTACCAGCCCGGCGAGCGGTGGCAGTACGACCTCAGCAACGAGGTGCTCGGCGTGCTCGTCTCCAGGGTCACGGGGCAGCCGTTGGAGACGTTCCTGCGTGAACGCATCCTCGATCCGCTGGGGATGAAGGACACCGCTTTCCACGTGCCCGCCGGCAAGATCGACCGACTGCCGCCCCTGTACGGGCCCGATCCGCAGACCGGAGAGTTCCTCGTGTGGGACGAGGCGGAAGGCGGAAGGAGCAGCCGGCCTCCGGCATTCCAGGGCGCCGGCGGCGGACTGGTCTCCACCGTCGACGACTACCACGCCTACTTCCAGATGCTGCTGAACCAAGGCGTGCACGGCAGTGAACGGATCTTGTCCCGGCCCGCCGTCGAGCTGATGACCACCAACCGCCTCACGCCCGAGCAGCAAGCTGACCGGGCCGCCATGTACAGGAACATCGCCCACATCACGGTCGGCCAGGCACAGCAGGGCGGCTGGGGCTTCGGGATGGCGGTGCGCACCCATCGTGGCGACCACACGCCCATCGGCCAGTTCGGCTGGGACGGCGGTACCGGCACCACCGCCTACGCCGACCCGGACAACCAGCTCACCGGAATCCTGCTCACCCAGGTCGGGATGTCCACCCCGGACTCCGCCCGGCTCATCCACGACTTCTGGACCACGCTCTACCAGGCCATCGACAACTGA
- a CDS encoding MerR family transcriptional regulator — MANGLTIGQAAAFVGVTIKTVRHYHRLGLVAEPERDGSGYRRYVSADLLRLVQVRTLAAAGVPLAEIGDLLDADPERFAGALDDVHRRLTEQIEDLTARRDTLHRLAHGDRALLPDRACAVLDRLTGLGFGPEYVATQREALVLARALVPEVFDTFLTRLEHGLDDPEFVDLTKRGLAAASWDPDDPRIEELASALADKLLADRTLLTTPTGSQNRSDASARYGLVNHHREAQAPSIARLNTLVEANLRAAGIDIPHQ; from the coding sequence ATGGCAAACGGGCTCACGATCGGTCAGGCAGCGGCGTTCGTCGGCGTCACGATCAAGACCGTGCGGCACTATCACCGGCTCGGCCTGGTAGCCGAGCCGGAACGTGATGGTTCCGGCTACCGGCGTTACGTGTCGGCCGACCTCCTCCGGCTGGTCCAGGTCCGGACCCTTGCCGCGGCCGGCGTGCCGCTGGCCGAGATCGGCGACCTGCTCGACGCCGATCCCGAGCGGTTCGCCGGCGCCCTGGACGACGTCCATCGTCGGCTCACCGAACAGATCGAGGACCTGACCGCGCGACGCGACACCCTGCACCGGCTCGCCCATGGCGACCGGGCCCTGCTGCCCGACCGGGCCTGCGCGGTCTTGGACCGGCTCACCGGTCTCGGCTTCGGCCCCGAGTACGTGGCCACTCAACGGGAGGCCCTGGTACTGGCCCGGGCGCTGGTCCCGGAGGTCTTCGACACCTTCCTGACCAGGCTTGAACACGGGCTCGACGATCCCGAGTTCGTCGACCTGACCAAGCGCGGCTTGGCTGCGGCGTCCTGGGATCCCGACGACCCGCGGATCGAGGAACTGGCCTCCGCCCTGGCCGACAAGCTATTGGCCGACCGCACCCTGCTGACGACGCCGACCGGATCCCAGAACCGGTCCGACGCCTCCGCCCGGTACGGACTGGTCAACCACCACCGGGAAGCCCAGGCACCATCCATCGCCCGGTTGAACACCCTGGTCGAGGCGAACCTGCGCGCCGCCGGCATCGACATCCCGCACCAGTGA
- a CDS encoding sugar ABC transporter permease — protein sequence MNTVTPQTAAGKTARTRGSRSPLASFGLHATLVVASVIAVFPVLWILLTSLKPAKYAISTDFVKEPTLGNYQYLLESSHFLSWFANSVLVAGVTTVLGVFIAATTGYAVSRFKFPGMKPLMWTLLITQMFPMAILIVPLYNLMGELGLLNQPLGLIITYLTIAVPFCAWMMKGFFDTIPVEIDESGRVDGLNPFGTFWRLILPLAKPGLAVTGFYAFITAWGEVAYASAFMVGEENLTLAGGLQTFVTQYTSNWGAMSAASVLIAIPAAVFFLFAQRHLVAGMTAGATKG from the coding sequence GTGAACACCGTGACCCCCCAGACCGCCGCCGGCAAGACCGCCCGTACTAGGGGCAGCCGCTCCCCGCTCGCCTCCTTCGGCCTGCACGCCACGCTCGTCGTCGCGTCCGTGATCGCCGTCTTCCCCGTGCTGTGGATCCTGCTGACCTCCCTCAAGCCGGCCAAGTACGCGATCAGCACGGACTTCGTGAAGGAACCGACCCTCGGCAACTACCAGTACCTGCTGGAGTCGAGCCACTTCCTCAGCTGGTTCGCCAACTCCGTCCTGGTCGCCGGCGTCACCACCGTCCTCGGCGTGTTCATCGCCGCCACCACCGGATACGCGGTCAGCCGCTTCAAGTTCCCCGGCATGAAGCCGCTGATGTGGACCCTGCTCATCACGCAGATGTTCCCGATGGCCATCCTGATCGTCCCGCTCTACAACCTGATGGGCGAGCTCGGGCTGCTCAACCAGCCGCTCGGCCTGATCATCACGTACCTCACCATCGCCGTGCCGTTCTGCGCCTGGATGATGAAGGGCTTCTTCGACACGATCCCGGTGGAGATCGACGAGTCGGGGCGGGTGGACGGGCTCAACCCCTTCGGGACCTTCTGGCGCCTCATCCTGCCCCTCGCCAAGCCCGGCCTCGCCGTGACCGGCTTCTACGCCTTCATCACCGCCTGGGGCGAGGTCGCCTACGCCTCCGCCTTCATGGTCGGCGAGGAGAACCTCACCCTGGCCGGCGGACTCCAGACCTTCGTCACGCAGTACACCTCCAACTGGGGCGCCATGAGCGCGGCTTCCGTCCTCATCGCGATTCCGGCGGCCGTCTTCTTCCTCTTCGCCCAGCGTCACCTCGTCGCCGGGATGACGGCGGGCGCGACCAAGGGCTGA
- a CDS encoding glycoside hydrolase family 13 protein, producing the protein MTQHLADALATPTGTQPGWWRDAVIYQVYPRSFADSNGDGMGDLEGIRSRLPHLRDLGVDAVWLSPFYASPQADAGYDVADYRAIDPMFGTLHDADAVIREAHGLGMRIIVDLVPNHCSDQHEWFKQALREGPGTPLRDRFHFRPGKGETGELPPNDWESIFGGPAWTRVADGEWYLHLFAPEQPDFNWDHPAVQDEFRSVLRFWLDLGVDGFRIDVAHGLVKAPGLPDLGRDEQLKLLGNQVLPFFDQDGVHEIYRSWRTVLDEYAGDRIGVAEAWTPSADRTAMYLRPDELHQAFNFHYLSTGWDADALRATIDESLDAMRPVGAPTTWVLSNHDVVRHRTRFGSLGRARAAALLMLALPGSAYVYQGEELGLPEVTDLPDEVRQDPSFFKANGQDGLRDGCRVPIPWSGDEAPYGFGAGGSWLPQPAEWVGLSVAAQTGDPASTLELYRAALRIRRDHGDLGAGDAVQWLPSADGVLAFRRGSFVCTVNTTGEAVRIAAPGSVLLASGDLADPEVLPADTAVWWQG; encoded by the coding sequence ATGACCCAGCACCTCGCCGACGCACTCGCCACCCCGACCGGGACCCAGCCCGGCTGGTGGAGAGACGCGGTGATCTACCAGGTCTATCCGCGCAGCTTCGCCGACTCCAACGGGGACGGCATGGGGGACCTCGAAGGCATCCGCAGCCGGCTGCCCCACCTGCGCGACCTGGGTGTCGACGCCGTGTGGCTCAGCCCCTTCTACGCCTCCCCGCAGGCCGACGCCGGCTACGACGTCGCCGACTACCGGGCCATCGACCCCATGTTCGGCACCCTGCACGACGCCGACGCCGTGATCCGCGAGGCTCATGGGCTGGGCATGCGGATCATCGTCGACCTCGTCCCCAACCACTGCTCCGACCAGCACGAATGGTTCAAGCAGGCACTGCGGGAGGGCCCCGGGACCCCGCTGCGCGACCGCTTCCACTTCCGGCCGGGCAAGGGCGAGACCGGGGAACTCCCGCCGAACGACTGGGAGTCCATCTTCGGCGGCCCCGCCTGGACCCGCGTCGCCGACGGCGAGTGGTACCTCCACCTGTTCGCCCCCGAACAGCCCGACTTCAACTGGGACCACCCCGCCGTCCAGGACGAGTTCCGCTCCGTGCTCCGGTTCTGGCTCGACCTGGGCGTCGACGGCTTCCGGATCGACGTCGCGCACGGCCTGGTCAAGGCCCCCGGACTGCCCGACCTCGGCCGCGACGAGCAGCTCAAGCTCCTCGGCAACCAGGTGCTGCCCTTCTTCGACCAGGACGGGGTCCACGAGATCTACCGCTCCTGGCGCACCGTCCTCGACGAGTACGCGGGCGACCGCATCGGCGTCGCCGAGGCCTGGACGCCGAGCGCCGACCGGACGGCGATGTACCTGCGCCCCGACGAGCTGCACCAGGCCTTCAACTTCCACTACCTGAGCACCGGCTGGGACGCCGACGCGCTGCGTGCCACCATCGACGAATCGCTCGACGCGATGCGGCCCGTCGGAGCGCCGACGACCTGGGTGCTGTCCAACCACGACGTCGTCCGCCACCGGACCCGCTTCGGCAGCCTCGGGCGGGCGCGGGCGGCCGCGCTGCTGATGCTGGCCCTGCCCGGGTCGGCGTACGTCTACCAGGGCGAGGAGCTCGGCCTGCCGGAGGTCACCGACCTGCCGGACGAGGTGCGCCAGGACCCGTCGTTCTTCAAGGCCAACGGGCAGGACGGGCTGCGCGACGGCTGCCGCGTCCCGATCCCGTGGTCGGGGGACGAGGCCCCGTACGGCTTCGGCGCCGGCGGCAGCTGGCTGCCCCAGCCCGCCGAGTGGGTGGGGCTCAGCGTGGCCGCGCAGACCGGCGACCCGGCGTCGACGCTCGAGCTGTACCGCGCCGCCCTGCGGATCCGGCGGGATCACGGGGACCTGGGGGCGGGGGACGCCGTGCAGTGGCTGCCGTCCGCGGACGGGGTCCTGGCGTTCCGCCGGGGTTCGTTCGTGTGCACCGTCAACACCACCGGCGAGGCCGTACGCATAGCCGCGCCGGGTTCCGTACTGCTCGCCAGCGGGGACCTCGCCGACCCCGAGGTCCTGCCCGCCGACACGGCGGTGTGGTGGCAGGGGTGA
- a CDS encoding LacI family DNA-binding transcriptional regulator has translation MAGVSSPLRLTDIASQAQVSEATVSRVLNGKAGVAAGTRHRVLAAMDLLGYERPVRLKRRSNGLVGLLIPELTNPIFPAFAQVIEQALAGHGYTPVLCTQTPGGATEDELVEQLEERGVTGIVFLSGLHADASQDPARYQRLSARGLPFVLINGFNEAISAPFVSPDDRAAADMAVRHLEELGHRRIGLAIGPTRYVPSARKEQGFLAARPGAVAEGLVQRTLFTVEGGHAAGGALLERGCTGVVCASDMMALGVIRAARERGLRVPEDVSVVGFDDSPLIAFTDPPLTTVRQPVRAMATAAVGALLEAVAGTPVQRTEYVFQPELVVRGSTGAVAGA, from the coding sequence GTGGCAGGGGTGAGTTCCCCGTTGCGGCTGACGGACATCGCCTCGCAGGCCCAGGTCAGCGAGGCGACCGTCAGCCGTGTGCTCAACGGCAAGGCGGGCGTGGCGGCCGGCACCCGGCACCGGGTCCTGGCCGCCATGGACCTGCTCGGCTACGAGCGGCCGGTGCGGCTCAAACGCCGCAGCAACGGCCTCGTGGGGCTGCTGATACCCGAGCTGACCAACCCCATCTTCCCGGCGTTCGCGCAGGTCATCGAGCAGGCCCTGGCCGGACACGGCTACACGCCGGTGCTCTGCACGCAGACCCCGGGCGGGGCCACCGAGGACGAGCTGGTCGAGCAGCTGGAGGAACGGGGGGTCACGGGGATCGTCTTCCTGTCCGGCCTGCACGCCGACGCCTCGCAGGACCCCGCCCGCTACCAGCGGCTGTCGGCCAGGGGGCTGCCGTTCGTCCTGATCAACGGCTTCAACGAGGCGATCAGCGCCCCCTTCGTCTCCCCGGACGACCGGGCGGCCGCCGACATGGCCGTACGGCACCTCGAGGAGCTGGGACACCGGCGGATCGGCCTGGCCATCGGGCCCACCCGCTACGTCCCCTCGGCGCGCAAGGAGCAGGGCTTCCTGGCGGCGCGGCCCGGTGCGGTGGCCGAGGGACTCGTCCAGCGCACCCTGTTCACCGTCGAAGGCGGCCACGCGGCGGGCGGCGCCCTGCTGGAACGGGGCTGCACGGGGGTGGTGTGCGCGAGCGACATGATGGCGCTCGGGGTCATCCGCGCCGCCCGGGAGCGGGGGCTGCGGGTGCCGGAGGACGTGTCGGTGGTCGGCTTCGACGACTCCCCGCTGATCGCCTTCACAGACCCCCCGCTGACGACGGTCCGCCAGCCCGTCCGCGCCATGGCCACGGCCGCGGTCGGCGCGCTCCTGGAGGCGGTGGCGGGCACGCCGGTCCAGCGCACGGAGTACGTCTTCCAGCCGGAGCTGGTGGTGAGGGGCTCGACGGGGGCGGTGGCGGGGGCGTAG
- a CDS encoding DUF6879 family protein, with protein MPSSPTFDDLMAGCAHAVHLEMRDSYAVDYEVGPFAEWREGFRHDPADRGSWWRPWLDLIAETVGRGAVIRRARVVSEPVSEYTRFLYDGTFTNVAAGEQVRWLPRRRASDLALPGNDFWLFDGKWVHWNHFSGDGSSLGEEITNDPVPAKLCAQAFEAVWARAVPHDEYKI; from the coding sequence ATGCCCTCGAGTCCCACGTTCGATGACCTGATGGCCGGCTGCGCCCACGCTGTGCACCTGGAGATGCGCGACTCCTACGCGGTCGACTACGAGGTGGGTCCATTCGCGGAATGGCGGGAAGGCTTCCGGCACGATCCGGCCGACAGGGGTTCCTGGTGGCGTCCCTGGCTGGACCTGATCGCGGAGACCGTGGGGCGTGGCGCTGTGATCCGCAGGGCGCGGGTCGTTTCCGAACCGGTCAGCGAGTACACGCGCTTCCTCTACGACGGGACGTTCACCAACGTTGCGGCTGGTGAGCAGGTGCGCTGGCTTCCACGTCGCCGAGCCTCGGACCTCGCGCTGCCGGGCAACGACTTCTGGCTCTTCGACGGCAAGTGGGTCCACTGGAATCACTTCTCCGGCGATGGATCGTCGTTGGGTGAGGAGATCACCAACGATCCGGTCCCGGCAAAGCTGTGTGCCCAGGCCTTCGAAGCCGTCTGGGCGCGGGCTGTCCCTCATGACGAGTACAAGATCTGA
- a CDS encoding helix-turn-helix transcriptional regulator has translation MPHSPSSSAQAAREAVAARLRDLRKGAGLTLAELASACGWHHSKTSRIENARTAPSARDIRHWCQACGLPDEASDLIAQSLNAETLYNEWRHQVRGGLKKLQESWVQFFEETQLFRIYSSTLVPGLLQTEGYAGALLSTIASFRGYPDSGLEAARARVERSRVIRKPGRRAVLIVEEAALYYRLGDPASMAAQLGHLLTAGALPTVSLGVIPTSVSPRTMWPVETFHVYDDTLVSVELLSAEVNVTQPSEIEVYLKAFEQLRSMAVYGARARALVVKALEALDQD, from the coding sequence ATGCCCCATTCCCCCTCGTCCTCTGCGCAGGCCGCCCGCGAAGCCGTCGCCGCACGGCTTCGCGACCTGCGCAAGGGCGCGGGGCTCACCCTTGCAGAACTGGCTTCGGCTTGCGGTTGGCACCACTCCAAGACGTCTCGCATCGAGAACGCCCGCACGGCTCCATCGGCCCGGGACATACGCCACTGGTGCCAGGCCTGCGGCCTGCCGGACGAAGCGTCTGACCTCATCGCCCAGTCCCTGAACGCCGAAACCCTGTACAACGAGTGGCGACACCAGGTGAGGGGCGGCCTGAAGAAGCTTCAGGAGTCCTGGGTCCAGTTCTTCGAAGAGACCCAGCTGTTCCGGATCTACTCCTCCACCCTCGTACCGGGGCTGCTTCAAACGGAGGGGTACGCCGGCGCGCTGCTCAGCACCATCGCCTCCTTCCGCGGCTACCCCGACAGCGGACTCGAAGCGGCACGCGCCCGCGTCGAGCGGTCCAGGGTCATCCGCAAACCCGGCCGCCGCGCCGTCCTGATTGTCGAAGAAGCAGCCCTGTACTACCGATTGGGTGACCCGGCTTCCATGGCGGCCCAGCTCGGCCACCTGCTGACCGCCGGGGCCCTACCGACTGTCTCACTCGGAGTGATCCCGACCTCGGTAAGCCCGCGCACGATGTGGCCTGTAGAGACATTCCACGTCTACGACGACACCCTCGTGTCGGTAGAGCTGCTGTCTGCAGAAGTCAACGTCACGCAACCGTCCGAGATCGAGGTCTACCTGAAGGCCTTCGAACAATTGCGCTCGATGGCCGTGTACGGCGCGCGTGCCAGGGCCCTGGTGGTCAAAGCGCTCGAAGCGCTGGACCAGGACTGA
- a CDS encoding NADPH-dependent F420 reductase: MRIGLLGTGNVARALAHGWSAAQHDVLLGSRRPQDRTDLGLPVAGLSETAAHAEVLVNATPGTVSVELLRSIGAPALAGTLLIDVGVGLSDDFTELSHPNSSLAEQIQEAFPLTPVVKTLCTMDSTVMTAPDGLDGPSTVFLSGDDAEAKRTTGRLLTDLGWPPSSQLDIGGIATARGQEHFALLFSGIAVGLGAHTFNIKVVTPPSA; this comes from the coding sequence ATGCGAATAGGACTACTTGGCACCGGAAACGTCGCTCGAGCACTGGCCCATGGCTGGAGCGCCGCACAACACGACGTGCTCCTCGGATCACGCCGGCCGCAGGACCGGACCGACCTCGGTCTCCCCGTGGCCGGCCTCAGCGAGACGGCCGCTCACGCAGAGGTACTGGTCAACGCCACCCCGGGGACCGTCTCCGTGGAGCTGCTGCGCTCCATCGGGGCACCGGCCCTGGCCGGCACGTTACTGATCGATGTCGGGGTCGGCCTCTCCGACGACTTCACCGAACTCTCGCATCCCAACAGCAGCCTGGCCGAACAGATCCAGGAGGCCTTCCCCCTGACCCCCGTCGTCAAGACGCTGTGCACCATGGACTCCACCGTGATGACCGCCCCGGACGGTCTCGACGGCCCGAGCACCGTCTTCCTCTCCGGCGACGACGCCGAAGCCAAACGGACCACCGGCCGGCTGCTCACCGACCTCGGCTGGCCGCCATCGTCCCAGCTGGACATCGGCGGTATCGCCACCGCACGCGGACAGGAGCACTTCGCCCTGCTCTTCAGCGGCATCGCGGTCGGTCTGGGGGCCCACACGTTCAACATCAAGGTGGTCACCCCGCCTTCCGCCTAG
- a CDS encoding TIGR03086 family metal-binding protein: MRMELEVVKAFNERAVRESIAVVRRVALEDLTRPTPCSAWNLGELLAHMAAQHRGFAAAARADGVNLTHWKAEAPGPQAVGQYLAAAQAVLAAFAEVGTEEQEFALPEFGEGAAFPAVRAIGFHFLDYVVHTWDVARALDLSFALDPDILDAALPIALAVRDGAHRTQPGAAFAPSHPEPADSDALTRILLHLGRSPSWGPPVRSRGSAATAT; encoded by the coding sequence ATGCGTATGGAATTAGAGGTGGTCAAGGCCTTCAACGAACGTGCGGTACGCGAGAGCATCGCCGTGGTCCGCCGGGTGGCCCTGGAAGACCTCACCCGCCCCACCCCCTGCTCGGCCTGGAACCTGGGCGAGCTGCTCGCGCACATGGCGGCCCAGCATCGGGGTTTCGCGGCGGCGGCGAGGGCCGACGGTGTCAACCTGACGCACTGGAAGGCCGAGGCGCCGGGGCCGCAGGCCGTCGGGCAGTACCTTGCCGCCGCGCAGGCGGTGCTGGCCGCATTCGCCGAAGTCGGCACGGAGGAGCAGGAGTTCGCCCTCCCCGAATTCGGGGAGGGCGCAGCCTTCCCGGCGGTCCGGGCCATCGGATTCCACTTCCTCGACTACGTGGTCCACACCTGGGACGTCGCCCGCGCCCTCGATCTGTCCTTCGCCCTGGACCCCGACATCCTGGATGCCGCCCTCCCCATCGCGCTGGCCGTCCGCGACGGCGCCCACCGCACGCAGCCGGGCGCCGCCTTCGCCCCGAGCCACCCCGAGCCCGCCGACTCCGACGCCCTGACCCGGATCCTCCTGCACCTGGGGCGCTCCCCCTCCTGGGGCCCGCCCGTGCGATCACGTGGTTCGGCGGCCACGGCGACCTGA